Proteins from one Coregonus clupeaformis isolate EN_2021a chromosome 25, ASM2061545v1, whole genome shotgun sequence genomic window:
- the LOC121539391 gene encoding homeobox-containing protein 1-like isoform X2 — protein sequence MSRYTDEPRFTIEQIDLLQRLRRTGMNKPEILHALDTLDRLDHQHGHKFGRRPQPQTQPHPAYQGPTPNCNTNTTSSPSSDNVAASSSTSTTATQTGYLGNGRGSGLSPSPSNNYDMSPPPPVVVSAPVAMAVVAQNGHGVGGGGGELVAMTNGKLSPPRFPVSVSAVSGGVMGSSYGFEASEEELDVEDKVEELLRRDSAIIKEEIKAFLGNRRISQAVVAQVTGISQSRISHWLLQQGSDLSEQKKRAFYRWYQLEKTTPGATLTMQPAPMALEDVVELRQTPPPICSTPGSFRLRRGSRFTWRKECLSVMESYFNKNQYPDEAKREEIANACNAVIQKPGKKLSDLEKVTSLKVYNWFANRRKEIKRRANIEAAILENHGIKVQSPGGHSNSDEIDGNDFPDQGCEVPLFEKRVGTRPFSISRLDLSSPTQVPTLLPSWLAAWPGSGRGGLAAQRASSLICRSLLSGAGLAQGAGMEGSRLTGVSWSVPSPPSLQDDSSTNHSNALEHQDPIALAVEMAAVNHSILALATQAGGGLALGGTGSDIKTEVVEDN from the exons atgtcTCGGTACACCGACGAGCCTCGTTTCACCATCGAGCAGATTGACCTGCTCCAGCGGCTGAGGAGGACGGGGATGAACAAGCCAGAGATCCTCCACGCCCTGGACACCCTGGACAGACTGGATCACCAGCACGGACACAAGTTCGGACGCCGTCCCCAGCCCCAGACGCAGCCCCACCCCGCCTATCAGGGGCCGACGCCCAATTGCAACACTAATACAACGTCTTCTCCCTCGTCCGATAACGTTGCAGCGTCCTCATCAACGTCCACGACCGCCACACAGACTGGTTACCTGGGGAATGGGAGAGGGAGTGGCCTGTCACCGTCACCTAGCAACAACTATGATATGTCTCCGCCCCCTCCGGTGGTTGTATCTGCCCCGGTGGCTATGGCAGTGGTGGCGCAGAACGGGCATGGGGTTGGTGGTGGCGGTGGCGAGCTGGTTGCCATGACGAACGGGAAGTTGTCTCCACCGCGGTTTCCTGTCAGTGTTAGTGCGGTGAGTGGCGGCGTGATGGGGAGCAGCTACGGGTTTGAGGCCAGCGAGGAGGAACTAGACGTGGAAGACAAAGTGGAGGAACTcctgag aagGGACAGTGCCATAATCAAGGAGGAGATCAAGGCGTTCCTGGGGAACAGGCGCATCTCTCAGGCTGTGGTGGCTCAGGTCACAG GTATCAGTCAGAGTCGTATCTCCCACTGGCTGCTGCAGCAGGGCTCTGACCTCAGCGAACAGAAGAAGAGGGCCTTCTATCGCTGGTACCAGCTGGAGAAGACCACCCCTG GTGCAACTCTGACGATGCAACCCGCCCCCATGGCTCTGGAGGACGTGGTGGAGTTGCGGCAGACTCCGCCCCCTATATGCTCCACCCCCGGGAGCTTCCGTCTGCGCCGAGGCAGTCGCTTTACCTGGAGGAAAGAATGTCTGTCTGtgatggagag TTACTTCAATAAGAACCAGTACCCTGATGAAGCTAAAAGAGAGGAGATCGCTAACGCCTGCAACGCTGTCATCCAGAAGCCAG ggAAGAAgctgtctgatctggagaaggtcacGTCTCTGAAGGTCTACAACTGGTTCGCCAACCGCCGCAAAGAGATCAAGAGACGTGCCAACATAG AAGCAGCAATCCTGGAGAACCATGGGATCAAAGTCCAGAGCCCTGGAGGACACTCCAACAGCGATGAAATCGACGGGAATGACTTCCCTGACCAG GGCTGTGAGGTCCCTCTGTTTGAGAAGAGAGTTGGGACCAGACCTTTCAGTATCAGCCGACTAGACCTGTCCTCTCCCACACAG GTGCCCACCCTGCTGCCCAGTTGGCTGGCGGCTTGGCCTGGCTCGGGCAGGGGGGGCTTGGCCGCCCAGAGGGCCAGCTCTCTGATTTGCCGCTCCTTGCTCTCGGGAGCGGGTCTCGCTCAGGGGGCAGGGATGGAAGGTTCCAGACTGACAGGTGTGTCCTGGTCtgtcccctcccccccctccctccaggaCGACTCCTCCACCAATCACAGCAATGCCCTGGAGCACCAGGACCCCATCGCTCTCGCTGTGGAGATGGCGGCGGTCAATCATAGCATCCTCGCCCTGGCAACGCAGGCGGGGGGAGGATTGGCCCTGGGTGGGACAGGCAGTGACATCAAGACAGAGGTGGTGGAGGACAACTAG
- the LOC121539391 gene encoding homeobox-containing protein 1-like isoform X3 — MSRYTDEPRFTIEQIDLLQRLRRTGMNKPEILHALDTLDRLDHQHGHKFGRRPQPQTQPHPAYQGPTPNCNTNTTSSPSSDNVAASSSTSTTATQTGYLGNGRGSGLSPSPSNNYDMSPPPPVVVSAPVAMAVVAQNGHGVGGGGGELVAMTNGKLSPPRFPVSVSAVSGGVMGSSYGFEASEEELDVEDKVEELLRRDSAIIKEEIKAFLGNRRISQAVVAQVTGISQSRISHWLLQQGSDLSEQKKRAFYRWYQLEKTTPGATLTMQPAPMALEDVVELRQTPPPICSTPGSFRLRRGSRFTWRKECLSVMESYFNKNQYPDEAKREEIANACNAVIQKPGKKLSDLEKVTSLKVYNWFANRRKEIKRRANIAAILENHGIKVQSPGGHSNSDEIDGNDFPDQGCEVPLFEKRVGTRPFSISRLDLSSPTQVPTLLPSWLAAWPGSGRGGLAAQRASSLICRSLLSGAGLAQGAGMEGSRLTGVSWSVPSPPSLQDDSSTNHSNALEHQDPIALAVEMAAVNHSILALATQAGGGLALGGTGSDIKTEVVEDN, encoded by the exons atgtcTCGGTACACCGACGAGCCTCGTTTCACCATCGAGCAGATTGACCTGCTCCAGCGGCTGAGGAGGACGGGGATGAACAAGCCAGAGATCCTCCACGCCCTGGACACCCTGGACAGACTGGATCACCAGCACGGACACAAGTTCGGACGCCGTCCCCAGCCCCAGACGCAGCCCCACCCCGCCTATCAGGGGCCGACGCCCAATTGCAACACTAATACAACGTCTTCTCCCTCGTCCGATAACGTTGCAGCGTCCTCATCAACGTCCACGACCGCCACACAGACTGGTTACCTGGGGAATGGGAGAGGGAGTGGCCTGTCACCGTCACCTAGCAACAACTATGATATGTCTCCGCCCCCTCCGGTGGTTGTATCTGCCCCGGTGGCTATGGCAGTGGTGGCGCAGAACGGGCATGGGGTTGGTGGTGGCGGTGGCGAGCTGGTTGCCATGACGAACGGGAAGTTGTCTCCACCGCGGTTTCCTGTCAGTGTTAGTGCGGTGAGTGGCGGCGTGATGGGGAGCAGCTACGGGTTTGAGGCCAGCGAGGAGGAACTAGACGTGGAAGACAAAGTGGAGGAACTcctgag aagGGACAGTGCCATAATCAAGGAGGAGATCAAGGCGTTCCTGGGGAACAGGCGCATCTCTCAGGCTGTGGTGGCTCAGGTCACAG GTATCAGTCAGAGTCGTATCTCCCACTGGCTGCTGCAGCAGGGCTCTGACCTCAGCGAACAGAAGAAGAGGGCCTTCTATCGCTGGTACCAGCTGGAGAAGACCACCCCTG GTGCAACTCTGACGATGCAACCCGCCCCCATGGCTCTGGAGGACGTGGTGGAGTTGCGGCAGACTCCGCCCCCTATATGCTCCACCCCCGGGAGCTTCCGTCTGCGCCGAGGCAGTCGCTTTACCTGGAGGAAAGAATGTCTGTCTGtgatggagag TTACTTCAATAAGAACCAGTACCCTGATGAAGCTAAAAGAGAGGAGATCGCTAACGCCTGCAACGCTGTCATCCAGAAGCCAG ggAAGAAgctgtctgatctggagaaggtcacGTCTCTGAAGGTCTACAACTGGTTCGCCAACCGCCGCAAAGAGATCAAGAGACGTGCCAACATAG CAGCAATCCTGGAGAACCATGGGATCAAAGTCCAGAGCCCTGGAGGACACTCCAACAGCGATGAAATCGACGGGAATGACTTCCCTGACCAG GGCTGTGAGGTCCCTCTGTTTGAGAAGAGAGTTGGGACCAGACCTTTCAGTATCAGCCGACTAGACCTGTCCTCTCCCACACAG GTGCCCACCCTGCTGCCCAGTTGGCTGGCGGCTTGGCCTGGCTCGGGCAGGGGGGGCTTGGCCGCCCAGAGGGCCAGCTCTCTGATTTGCCGCTCCTTGCTCTCGGGAGCGGGTCTCGCTCAGGGGGCAGGGATGGAAGGTTCCAGACTGACAGGTGTGTCCTGGTCtgtcccctcccccccctccctccaggaCGACTCCTCCACCAATCACAGCAATGCCCTGGAGCACCAGGACCCCATCGCTCTCGCTGTGGAGATGGCGGCGGTCAATCATAGCATCCTCGCCCTGGCAACGCAGGCGGGGGGAGGATTGGCCCTGGGTGGGACAGGCAGTGACATCAAGACAGAGGTGGTGGAGGACAACTAG
- the LOC121539391 gene encoding homeobox-containing protein 1-like isoform X4 gives MSRYTDEPRFTIEQIDLLQRLRRTGMNKPEILHALDTLDRLDHQHGHKFGRRPQPQTQPHPAYQGPTPNCNTNTTSSPSSDNVAASSSTSTTATQTGYLGNGRGSGLSPSPSNNYDMSPPPPVVVSAPVAMAVVAQNGHGVGGGGGELVAMTNGKLSPPRFPVSVSAVSGGVMGSSYGFEASEEELDVEDKVEELLRRDSAIIKEEIKAFLGNRRISQAVVAQVTGISQSRISHWLLQQGSDLSEQKKRAFYRWYQLEKTTPGATLTMQPAPMALEDVVELRQTPPPICSTPGSFRLRRGSRFTWRKECLSVMESYFNKNQYPDEAKREEIANACNAVIQKPGKKLSDLEKVTSLKVYNWFANRRKEIKRRANIAILENHGIKVQSPGGHSNSDEIDGNDFPDQGCEVPLFEKRVGTRPFSISRLDLSSPTQVPTLLPSWLAAWPGSGRGGLAAQRASSLICRSLLSGAGLAQGAGMEGSRLTGVSWSVPSPPSLQDDSSTNHSNALEHQDPIALAVEMAAVNHSILALATQAGGGLALGGTGSDIKTEVVEDN, from the exons atgtcTCGGTACACCGACGAGCCTCGTTTCACCATCGAGCAGATTGACCTGCTCCAGCGGCTGAGGAGGACGGGGATGAACAAGCCAGAGATCCTCCACGCCCTGGACACCCTGGACAGACTGGATCACCAGCACGGACACAAGTTCGGACGCCGTCCCCAGCCCCAGACGCAGCCCCACCCCGCCTATCAGGGGCCGACGCCCAATTGCAACACTAATACAACGTCTTCTCCCTCGTCCGATAACGTTGCAGCGTCCTCATCAACGTCCACGACCGCCACACAGACTGGTTACCTGGGGAATGGGAGAGGGAGTGGCCTGTCACCGTCACCTAGCAACAACTATGATATGTCTCCGCCCCCTCCGGTGGTTGTATCTGCCCCGGTGGCTATGGCAGTGGTGGCGCAGAACGGGCATGGGGTTGGTGGTGGCGGTGGCGAGCTGGTTGCCATGACGAACGGGAAGTTGTCTCCACCGCGGTTTCCTGTCAGTGTTAGTGCGGTGAGTGGCGGCGTGATGGGGAGCAGCTACGGGTTTGAGGCCAGCGAGGAGGAACTAGACGTGGAAGACAAAGTGGAGGAACTcctgag aagGGACAGTGCCATAATCAAGGAGGAGATCAAGGCGTTCCTGGGGAACAGGCGCATCTCTCAGGCTGTGGTGGCTCAGGTCACAG GTATCAGTCAGAGTCGTATCTCCCACTGGCTGCTGCAGCAGGGCTCTGACCTCAGCGAACAGAAGAAGAGGGCCTTCTATCGCTGGTACCAGCTGGAGAAGACCACCCCTG GTGCAACTCTGACGATGCAACCCGCCCCCATGGCTCTGGAGGACGTGGTGGAGTTGCGGCAGACTCCGCCCCCTATATGCTCCACCCCCGGGAGCTTCCGTCTGCGCCGAGGCAGTCGCTTTACCTGGAGGAAAGAATGTCTGTCTGtgatggagag TTACTTCAATAAGAACCAGTACCCTGATGAAGCTAAAAGAGAGGAGATCGCTAACGCCTGCAACGCTGTCATCCAGAAGCCAG ggAAGAAgctgtctgatctggagaaggtcacGTCTCTGAAGGTCTACAACTGGTTCGCCAACCGCCGCAAAGAGATCAAGAGACGTGCCAACATAG CAATCCTGGAGAACCATGGGATCAAAGTCCAGAGCCCTGGAGGACACTCCAACAGCGATGAAATCGACGGGAATGACTTCCCTGACCAG GGCTGTGAGGTCCCTCTGTTTGAGAAGAGAGTTGGGACCAGACCTTTCAGTATCAGCCGACTAGACCTGTCCTCTCCCACACAG GTGCCCACCCTGCTGCCCAGTTGGCTGGCGGCTTGGCCTGGCTCGGGCAGGGGGGGCTTGGCCGCCCAGAGGGCCAGCTCTCTGATTTGCCGCTCCTTGCTCTCGGGAGCGGGTCTCGCTCAGGGGGCAGGGATGGAAGGTTCCAGACTGACAGGTGTGTCCTGGTCtgtcccctcccccccctccctccaggaCGACTCCTCCACCAATCACAGCAATGCCCTGGAGCACCAGGACCCCATCGCTCTCGCTGTGGAGATGGCGGCGGTCAATCATAGCATCCTCGCCCTGGCAACGCAGGCGGGGGGAGGATTGGCCCTGGGTGGGACAGGCAGTGACATCAAGACAGAGGTGGTGGAGGACAACTAG
- the LOC121539391 gene encoding homeobox-containing protein 1-like isoform X1, with protein MSRYTDEPRFTIEQIDLLQRLRRTGMNKPEILHALDTLDRLDHQHGHKFGRRPQPQTQPHPAYQGPTPNCNTNTTSSPSSDNVAASSSTSTTATQTGYLGNGRGSGLSPSPSNNYDMSPPPPVVVSAPVAMAVVAQNGHGVGGGGGELVAMTNGKLSPPRFPVSVSAVSGGVMGSSYGFEASEEELDVEDKVEELLRRDSAIIKEEIKAFLGNRRISQAVVAQVTGISQSRISHWLLQQGSDLSEQKKRAFYRWYQLEKTTPGATLTMQPAPMALEDVVELRQTPPPICSTPGSFRLRRGSRFTWRKECLSVMESYFNKNQYPDEAKREEIANACNAVIQKPGKKLSDLEKVTSLKVYNWFANRRKEIKRRANIGNVYDPLGVCVCVCVHVSSDMLWRGLFFPEEAAILENHGIKVQSPGGHSNSDEIDGNDFPDQGCEVPLFEKRVGTRPFSISRLDLSSPTQVPTLLPSWLAAWPGSGRGGLAAQRASSLICRSLLSGAGLAQGAGMEGSRLTGVSWSVPSPPSLQDDSSTNHSNALEHQDPIALAVEMAAVNHSILALATQAGGGLALGGTGSDIKTEVVEDN; from the exons atgtcTCGGTACACCGACGAGCCTCGTTTCACCATCGAGCAGATTGACCTGCTCCAGCGGCTGAGGAGGACGGGGATGAACAAGCCAGAGATCCTCCACGCCCTGGACACCCTGGACAGACTGGATCACCAGCACGGACACAAGTTCGGACGCCGTCCCCAGCCCCAGACGCAGCCCCACCCCGCCTATCAGGGGCCGACGCCCAATTGCAACACTAATACAACGTCTTCTCCCTCGTCCGATAACGTTGCAGCGTCCTCATCAACGTCCACGACCGCCACACAGACTGGTTACCTGGGGAATGGGAGAGGGAGTGGCCTGTCACCGTCACCTAGCAACAACTATGATATGTCTCCGCCCCCTCCGGTGGTTGTATCTGCCCCGGTGGCTATGGCAGTGGTGGCGCAGAACGGGCATGGGGTTGGTGGTGGCGGTGGCGAGCTGGTTGCCATGACGAACGGGAAGTTGTCTCCACCGCGGTTTCCTGTCAGTGTTAGTGCGGTGAGTGGCGGCGTGATGGGGAGCAGCTACGGGTTTGAGGCCAGCGAGGAGGAACTAGACGTGGAAGACAAAGTGGAGGAACTcctgag aagGGACAGTGCCATAATCAAGGAGGAGATCAAGGCGTTCCTGGGGAACAGGCGCATCTCTCAGGCTGTGGTGGCTCAGGTCACAG GTATCAGTCAGAGTCGTATCTCCCACTGGCTGCTGCAGCAGGGCTCTGACCTCAGCGAACAGAAGAAGAGGGCCTTCTATCGCTGGTACCAGCTGGAGAAGACCACCCCTG GTGCAACTCTGACGATGCAACCCGCCCCCATGGCTCTGGAGGACGTGGTGGAGTTGCGGCAGACTCCGCCCCCTATATGCTCCACCCCCGGGAGCTTCCGTCTGCGCCGAGGCAGTCGCTTTACCTGGAGGAAAGAATGTCTGTCTGtgatggagag TTACTTCAATAAGAACCAGTACCCTGATGAAGCTAAAAGAGAGGAGATCGCTAACGCCTGCAACGCTGTCATCCAGAAGCCAG ggAAGAAgctgtctgatctggagaaggtcacGTCTCTGAAGGTCTACAACTGGTTCGCCAACCGCCGCAAAGAGATCAAGAGACGTGCCAACATAGGTAACGTTTACGACCCCCtcggggtgtgtgtctgtgtgtgcgtgcatgtgagcTCAGATATGTTATGGCGAGGTCTATTTTTTCCCGAAGAAGCAGCAATCCTGGAGAACCATGGGATCAAAGTCCAGAGCCCTGGAGGACACTCCAACAGCGATGAAATCGACGGGAATGACTTCCCTGACCAG GGCTGTGAGGTCCCTCTGTTTGAGAAGAGAGTTGGGACCAGACCTTTCAGTATCAGCCGACTAGACCTGTCCTCTCCCACACAG GTGCCCACCCTGCTGCCCAGTTGGCTGGCGGCTTGGCCTGGCTCGGGCAGGGGGGGCTTGGCCGCCCAGAGGGCCAGCTCTCTGATTTGCCGCTCCTTGCTCTCGGGAGCGGGTCTCGCTCAGGGGGCAGGGATGGAAGGTTCCAGACTGACAGGTGTGTCCTGGTCtgtcccctcccccccctccctccaggaCGACTCCTCCACCAATCACAGCAATGCCCTGGAGCACCAGGACCCCATCGCTCTCGCTGTGGAGATGGCGGCGGTCAATCATAGCATCCTCGCCCTGGCAACGCAGGCGGGGGGAGGATTGGCCCTGGGTGGGACAGGCAGTGACATCAAGACAGAGGTGGTGGAGGACAACTAG